One region of Streptomyces capillispiralis genomic DNA includes:
- a CDS encoding diaminopimelate decarboxylase, which yields MHSDTENTDGTGEAVAYGDRTDERNERGERDPGAAGRAARRDEAVRAAVEQGLLDADVPLVALLDVTGIRESAAELRAAFDAVAAPGTPVLHAFAVKASPLVPVLRLLREEGIGAEVASPGELALARAAGVEPARTVLDSPAKTPAELREALELGIAVNADNPQELARIDALTAGSGVRSPIGIRVNPQVGGGSIEALSTATATSKFGVALRDEGAREWVVRAYLDRPWLTRLHAHTGSQGIALTLMARGVAETYALAEEINRRAGRHQVDTIDIGGGLPVNFASEATSPTYGQYARLLGETVPGLFDGRYGLVTEFGRSLLAKHGTVVARVEYAKSAGGRPVAVTHAGVQVATRTVYAPGSWPLRIAAYDAKGRPKEGPAIVQDVAGPACFAGDLLAQAQELPLLEQGDYAAALDTGAYYFAHHYAYNSLPRPAIHGFAPDGTGGVAFAVVRRAQTIEEIVTESGGEHGDALTTGLMP from the coding sequence ATGCACTCGGACACGGAGAACACCGACGGGACGGGGGAAGCGGTGGCATACGGCGACCGGACGGACGAGAGGAACGAGCGGGGCGAGAGGGACCCGGGGGCCGCCGGGCGGGCCGCCCGGCGGGACGAGGCGGTGCGGGCCGCCGTGGAGCAGGGGCTGCTCGACGCCGACGTCCCCCTCGTGGCCCTGCTCGACGTCACCGGTATCCGGGAGTCGGCGGCCGAGCTGCGGGCGGCGTTCGACGCGGTGGCGGCGCCCGGCACGCCCGTGCTGCACGCCTTCGCGGTGAAGGCGAGCCCGCTGGTGCCGGTGCTGCGGTTGCTGCGCGAGGAGGGCATCGGCGCGGAGGTCGCCAGCCCGGGTGAGCTGGCGCTCGCGCGGGCGGCGGGGGTGGAGCCGGCGCGGACGGTCCTCGACTCGCCCGCCAAGACGCCCGCCGAGCTGCGGGAGGCGCTGGAGCTGGGCATCGCCGTGAACGCGGACAATCCGCAGGAGCTGGCGCGCATCGACGCGCTGACGGCCGGCTCCGGGGTCCGCTCCCCGATCGGCATCCGGGTGAACCCGCAGGTCGGCGGCGGTTCCATCGAGGCTCTGTCCACGGCCACGGCGACGTCGAAGTTCGGGGTGGCGCTGCGCGACGAGGGGGCGCGGGAGTGGGTGGTGCGGGCGTACCTGGACCGGCCGTGGCTGACCCGGCTGCACGCGCACACCGGCTCCCAGGGCATCGCGCTGACGTTGATGGCGCGCGGGGTGGCGGAGACGTACGCGCTGGCGGAGGAGATCAACCGGCGCGCGGGGCGGCATCAGGTCGACACCATCGACATCGGCGGCGGGCTGCCGGTGAACTTCGCCTCCGAGGCGACCAGTCCCACGTACGGGCAGTACGCGCGGCTGCTGGGCGAGACGGTGCCGGGGCTGTTCGACGGGCGGTACGGGCTGGTCACCGAGTTCGGGCGGTCGCTGCTGGCCAAGCACGGCACGGTGGTCGCGCGCGTGGAGTACGCCAAGAGCGCGGGCGGGCGTCCGGTCGCGGTGACGCACGCGGGCGTGCAGGTGGCGACGCGGACGGTGTACGCGCCGGGGTCGTGGCCGCTCAGGATCGCCGCGTACGACGCGAAGGGGCGGCCCAAGGAGGGCCCGGCGATCGTGCAGGACGTGGCGGGACCGGCCTGCTTCGCCGGTGACCTGCTGGCGCAGGCGCAGGAGCTGCCGCTGCTGGAGCAGGGCGACTACGCGGCGGCGCTGGACACGGGCGCGTACTACTTCGCCCACCACTACGCGTACAACTCGCTGCCCCGGCCCGCCATTCACGGTTTCGCGCCGGACGGGACGGGAGGGGTCGCCTTCGCGGTCGTCCGCCGCGCCCAGACGATCGAGGAGATCGTGACCGAGTCGGGCGGCGAACACGGCGACGCCCTGACGACGGGGCTCATGCCGTGA
- the hutU gene encoding urocanate hydratase, translating into MSGPRTVRAPRGTTPSALGWQQEAALRMLQNNLDPEVAEHPDKLVVYGGTGKAARDWRSFDAMVRTLETLKQDETMLVQSGRPVGVMQTHEWAPRVLIANSNLVGDWATWEEFRRLEALGLTMYGQMTAGSWIYIGTQGILQGTYETFAAVSAKKFGGTLAGTITLTAGLGGMGGAQPLAVTMNDGVAICVDCDPRAIDRRIEHRYLDVRADSLDHALRLATEARDARRPLSIGVLGNAADVVPQLLALGAPIDIVTDQTSAHDPLAYLPTGIAFEDMADAAAKDPAGFTTRARASMARHVEAMVGFQDAGAEVFDYGNSLRGEARLAGYDRAFAFPGFVPAYIRPLFCEGKGPFRWAALSGDPADIARTDKAILDLFPENESLARWIRMAGERVHFQGLPARICWLGYGERDKAGERFNDMVASGELAAPLVIGRDHLDCGSVASPYRETEAMLDGSDAIADWPLLNAMVNVASGASWVSIHHGGGVGMGRSIHAGQVTVADGTKLAGEKIRRVLTNDPGMGVIRHVDAGYDIAESVADERGVRVPMREGDEGGAA; encoded by the coding sequence ATGTCCGGACCCCGCACCGTCCGAGCGCCGCGCGGCACCACACCGAGCGCCCTGGGATGGCAGCAGGAGGCCGCCCTGCGGATGCTGCAGAACAACCTCGACCCGGAGGTCGCCGAGCACCCCGACAAGCTCGTCGTCTACGGCGGCACCGGCAAGGCGGCCCGCGACTGGCGCTCCTTCGACGCGATGGTCCGCACGCTGGAGACCCTCAAGCAGGACGAGACGATGCTCGTCCAGTCCGGCCGCCCCGTCGGCGTCATGCAGACCCACGAATGGGCGCCGCGCGTCCTCATCGCCAACTCCAACCTCGTCGGCGACTGGGCCACCTGGGAGGAGTTCCGCCGCCTGGAGGCCCTCGGCCTGACCATGTACGGGCAGATGACGGCCGGCTCCTGGATCTACATCGGCACCCAGGGCATCCTCCAGGGCACCTACGAGACCTTCGCCGCCGTCTCCGCCAAGAAATTCGGCGGCACCCTCGCCGGGACCATCACCCTCACCGCCGGCCTCGGCGGCATGGGCGGCGCCCAGCCCCTCGCCGTGACGATGAACGACGGTGTGGCGATCTGCGTCGACTGCGACCCGCGCGCCATCGACCGCCGCATCGAGCACCGCTACCTCGACGTGAGGGCCGACTCCCTCGACCACGCCCTGCGGCTCGCCACCGAGGCCCGCGACGCCCGCCGCCCGCTGTCCATCGGCGTCCTCGGCAACGCCGCCGACGTCGTCCCGCAGCTCCTCGCCCTGGGCGCCCCGATCGACATCGTCACCGACCAGACCTCCGCCCACGACCCCCTGGCGTACCTCCCCACCGGCATCGCCTTCGAGGACATGGCCGACGCCGCCGCCAAGGACCCGGCCGGCTTCACCACCCGCGCCCGCGCGTCCATGGCCCGGCACGTCGAGGCCATGGTCGGCTTCCAGGACGCCGGCGCCGAGGTCTTCGACTACGGCAACTCCCTCCGCGGCGAGGCCCGCCTCGCCGGATACGACCGCGCGTTCGCCTTCCCCGGCTTCGTCCCCGCCTACATCCGCCCCCTGTTCTGCGAGGGCAAGGGCCCCTTCCGCTGGGCCGCCCTCTCCGGCGACCCCGCCGACATCGCCAGGACCGACAAGGCGATCCTCGACCTCTTCCCGGAGAACGAGTCCCTGGCCCGCTGGATCAGGATGGCGGGGGAGCGGGTCCACTTCCAGGGCCTGCCCGCCCGCATCTGCTGGCTCGGCTACGGCGAACGCGACAAGGCCGGCGAGCGGTTCAACGACATGGTCGCGAGCGGCGAGCTGGCCGCGCCGCTCGTCATCGGCCGCGACCACCTCGACTGCGGCTCCGTCGCCTCCCCGTACCGCGAGACCGAGGCGATGCTCGACGGCTCCGACGCCATCGCCGACTGGCCGCTGCTCAACGCCATGGTGAACGTGGCCTCCGGTGCCTCCTGGGTGTCGATCCACCACGGCGGCGGCGTCGGCATGGGCCGCTCGATCCACGCCGGGCAGGTCACGGTCGCCGACGGCACGAAGCTCGCCGGCGAGAAGATCCGCCGGGTCCTCACCAACGACCCCGGCATGGGCGTCATCCGGCACGTGGACGCCGGGTACGACATCGCCGAGTCCGTCGCCGACGAGCGCGGCGTGCGGGTGCCGATGCGCGAGGGCGACGAGGGCGGGGCCGCGTGA
- a CDS encoding allantoate amidohydrolase, producing the protein MTFHSMWAELLPLGRSSASGGYRRFAWTGADADCRAWFEQQARGRGLAYETDRNGNQWAWLGDPAHGDAVVTGSHLDSVPDGGAFDGPLGVVSAFAALDELRHRGVRFTRPVGIVNFGDEEGARFGLACAGSRLTAGLLTVEQAHRLTDAQGITLPQAMEAAGHDPDALGPDPERLDRIGAFVELHVEQGRALDLSGDPVGIAGAIWPHGRWRFDFRGEANHAGTTRLADRRDPMLPYAETVLAARREAELAGAVATFGKIAVEPNGVNAIPSLVRGWLDSRAADQESLDAVVAGVRKAAREYADAHGVDVDVERESFTPVVAFDQALRDELARILGGGTDLTVPVLGTGAGHDAGILSGRVPTAMLFVRNPTGVSHSPAEFAAEDDCVAGVTALADALEGLACT; encoded by the coding sequence GTGACCTTCCACAGCATGTGGGCCGAGCTGCTGCCGCTCGGCCGCAGCTCCGCCTCCGGCGGCTACCGCCGCTTCGCCTGGACCGGAGCCGACGCCGACTGCCGGGCCTGGTTCGAGCAGCAGGCCCGCGGCCGCGGACTGGCCTACGAGACCGACCGCAACGGCAACCAGTGGGCCTGGCTCGGCGACCCGGCACACGGCGACGCCGTCGTCACCGGCTCGCACCTGGACTCCGTGCCCGACGGCGGCGCCTTCGACGGGCCCCTCGGCGTCGTCTCCGCCTTCGCCGCCCTCGACGAACTCCGCCACCGGGGCGTCCGGTTCACCAGACCGGTCGGCATCGTCAACTTCGGCGACGAGGAGGGCGCCCGCTTCGGACTGGCCTGCGCCGGCTCCCGGCTCACCGCCGGACTGCTCACCGTCGAACAGGCCCACCGCCTCACCGACGCCCAGGGCATCACCCTCCCGCAGGCCATGGAGGCCGCCGGCCACGACCCCGACGCCCTCGGCCCCGACCCGGAGCGGCTGGACCGCATCGGCGCCTTCGTCGAACTCCACGTCGAACAGGGCCGCGCCCTGGACCTGTCCGGCGACCCCGTCGGCATCGCCGGTGCCATCTGGCCGCACGGCCGCTGGCGCTTCGACTTCCGGGGCGAGGCCAACCACGCCGGCACCACCCGCCTCGCCGACCGCCGCGACCCGATGCTCCCGTACGCCGAGACCGTCCTCGCCGCCCGCCGCGAGGCCGAACTCGCCGGAGCCGTCGCCACCTTCGGCAAGATCGCCGTCGAGCCGAACGGCGTCAACGCCATCCCCTCCCTGGTGCGCGGCTGGCTCGACTCCCGCGCCGCCGACCAGGAGAGCCTGGACGCCGTGGTCGCGGGGGTGCGCAAGGCCGCCCGGGAGTACGCCGACGCCCACGGCGTGGACGTGGACGTCGAGCGCGAGTCCTTCACCCCCGTCGTCGCCTTCGACCAGGCCCTGCGCGACGAACTCGCCCGCATCCTGGGCGGCGGCACCGACCTCACGGTGCCCGTCCTCGGCACCGGCGCCGGACACGACGCCGGAATCCTCTCCGGACGCGTCCCCACCGCCATGCTGTTCGTACGCAACCCCACCGGCGTCTCGCACTCCCCGGCCGAGTTCGCGGCCGAGGACGACTGCGTGGCCGGGGTGACCGCGCTCGCCGACGCACTGGAAGGACTGGCCTGCACGTGA
- a CDS encoding formimidoylglutamate deiminase, whose translation MTATQRTYWLEHAWLGTGVEPGVTLDVADGRITAVRPRTPAPPPGAEILRGLTLPGLANAHSHAFHRALRSAVQVGSGTFWTWRDTMYATAGRLTPDTYHALARAVYAEMALAGITTVGEFHYVHHAPGGTPYADPNAMGEALLAAAAEAGIRITLLDTAYLSSGFGRPPTTHQLRFSDGDAETWAARCALLKERDHARIGAAIHSVRAVPAEQLATVARWAEERRAPLHVHLSEQTAENDACQEAHGCTPTQLLALHGVLGPRTTGVHNTHLTAEDIALIGGSGTGTCMCPTTERDLADGIGPAAALQNEGSPLSLGSDSHAVIDLLEEARAMELNERLRTRTRGHWTAAALLRAATADGHAALGWDDAGTIEAGALADLTTIALDSVRTAGPPPRLGAETAVFAATAADVRHTVVGGRHVVRDGAHTLVPDAPGALARAVRALHA comes from the coding sequence GTGACTGCCACCCAGCGGACGTACTGGCTGGAGCACGCCTGGCTCGGCACCGGCGTCGAGCCGGGCGTGACCCTCGACGTGGCGGACGGCCGCATCACCGCCGTCCGCCCCCGCACCCCCGCACCGCCGCCCGGCGCCGAGATCCTGCGCGGACTGACCCTCCCCGGACTGGCGAACGCCCACAGCCACGCCTTCCACCGCGCCCTGCGCTCCGCCGTCCAGGTGGGCTCCGGCACCTTCTGGACCTGGCGCGACACCATGTACGCCACGGCCGGCCGGCTCACCCCGGACACCTACCACGCCCTCGCCCGCGCCGTGTACGCCGAGATGGCGCTGGCCGGCATCACCACCGTCGGCGAGTTCCACTACGTCCACCACGCCCCCGGCGGCACCCCCTACGCCGACCCCAACGCCATGGGCGAGGCGCTCCTCGCGGCCGCCGCCGAAGCCGGCATCCGCATCACCCTCCTCGACACCGCCTACCTCTCCTCCGGCTTCGGCCGGCCGCCCACCACCCACCAGCTCCGCTTCTCGGACGGCGACGCGGAGACCTGGGCCGCACGCTGTGCACTTCTCAAGGAACGGGACCACGCACGGATCGGCGCGGCGATCCACTCCGTCCGGGCCGTACCGGCGGAGCAGCTGGCGACCGTGGCGCGATGGGCTGAGGAGCGGCGGGCCCCGCTCCATGTGCACCTGTCCGAGCAGACCGCCGAGAACGACGCCTGCCAGGAGGCGCACGGCTGCACACCGACCCAGCTGCTCGCCCTGCACGGCGTCCTCGGACCGCGCACCACCGGCGTCCACAACACCCACCTCACCGCCGAGGACATCGCCCTCATCGGCGGCAGCGGCACCGGCACCTGCATGTGCCCGACCACCGAACGGGACCTCGCGGACGGCATCGGACCCGCCGCGGCCCTGCAGAACGAGGGCTCCCCGCTCTCCCTCGGCTCCGACAGCCACGCCGTGATCGACCTGCTCGAAGAGGCGCGCGCGATGGAGCTGAACGAGCGCCTGCGCACCCGCACCCGGGGCCACTGGACGGCCGCCGCCCTGCTGCGCGCCGCCACCGCCGACGGACACGCCGCCCTCGGCTGGGACGACGCGGGCACCATCGAGGCCGGCGCGCTCGCCGACCTCACCACCATCGCGCTCGACTCGGTCAGAACAGCGGGGCCGCCGCCCCGGCTCGGCGCGGAGACAGCCGTATTCGCGGCGACGGCAGCGGACGTACGGCACACGGTCGTGGGCGGCCGGCACGTCGTGCGCGACGGGGCGCACACGCTGGTGCCCGACGCACCCGGAGCCCTCGCGCGGGCCGTCCGAGCCCTGCACGCCTGA
- the hutI gene encoding imidazolonepropionase translates to MSSTVITNIATLVTNDPSLGGTSPLGPVRDAAVVIDGDRIAWTGESSKAPATDNRVDAGGRAVLPGFVDSHSHLVFAGDRTEEFNARMSGRPYSAGGIRTTVAATRAAGDAELEANLTRFLTEALRQGTTTFETKSGYGLTVEDEARALRVAAAHTEEVTYLGAHIVAPEYADDPAAYVALVTGEMLDACAPYARWIDVFCEKGAFDGDQARAILTAGKARGLHPRVHANQLSHGPGVQLAVELDAASADHCTHLTDADVDALAQGSTVATLLPGAEFSTRAAWPDARRLLDAGVTVALSTDCNPGSSFTSSVPFCVALAVRDMGMTPDEAVWSATAGGAAALRRTDIGRLVPGARADLVLLDAPSHVHLAYRPGVPLVAGVWRGGVRVV, encoded by the coding sequence ATGAGCAGCACCGTCATCACCAACATCGCCACGCTGGTCACCAACGACCCCTCCCTCGGCGGCACTTCCCCCCTCGGCCCGGTCCGGGACGCGGCCGTCGTCATCGACGGCGACCGCATCGCGTGGACCGGTGAATCAAGCAAAGCACCCGCCACTGACAACCGGGTCGACGCGGGCGGCCGGGCGGTCCTGCCGGGCTTCGTCGACTCCCACTCCCACCTGGTCTTCGCGGGCGACCGCACCGAGGAGTTCAACGCCCGGATGTCGGGCCGCCCCTACAGCGCCGGCGGCATCCGCACGACCGTCGCCGCCACCCGGGCCGCCGGCGACGCGGAACTGGAGGCGAACCTCACCCGCTTCCTCACCGAGGCGCTCCGCCAGGGCACCACGACCTTCGAGACCAAGTCGGGCTACGGCCTGACCGTCGAGGACGAGGCCCGCGCCCTGCGCGTCGCCGCCGCCCACACCGAGGAGGTCACCTACCTCGGCGCCCACATCGTCGCCCCCGAGTACGCCGACGACCCGGCCGCCTACGTGGCCCTGGTCACCGGCGAGATGCTCGACGCCTGCGCGCCGTACGCCCGCTGGATCGACGTGTTCTGCGAGAAGGGCGCCTTCGACGGCGACCAGGCGCGCGCGATCCTCACCGCGGGGAAGGCGAGGGGCCTGCACCCGCGCGTCCACGCCAACCAGCTCTCCCACGGCCCCGGCGTTCAGCTCGCCGTGGAGCTCGACGCGGCCAGCGCCGACCACTGCACCCACCTCACCGACGCGGACGTCGACGCCCTGGCGCAGGGCTCGACCGTCGCCACGCTGCTGCCCGGCGCCGAGTTCTCCACCCGCGCCGCGTGGCCCGACGCCCGGCGGCTGCTGGACGCGGGCGTCACCGTCGCGCTGTCCACGGACTGCAACCCGGGGTCGTCCTTCACGTCCTCGGTGCCGTTCTGCGTCGCGCTCGCCGTGCGGGACATGGGCATGACGCCGGACGAGGCGGTCTGGTCGGCCACGGCGGGCGGCGCGGCGGCCCTGCGCCGCACCGACATCGGCCGGCTGGTCCCGGGCGCCCGGGCCGACCTGGTCCTGCTGGACGCCCCGAGCCACGTCCACCTCGCCTACCGTCCCGGCGTTCCGCTGGTCGCGGGCGTCTGGCGCGGGGGCGTCCGCGTGGTCTGA
- a CDS encoding RNA polymerase sigma factor SigF yields MSPRLDASPTPKATSTPPPEHLDPIEQDDLGVVPDDLLAGLPEIPPYDEVGPVDARALSKTLFERLESLEEGTHEYSYVRNTLVELNLALVKFAASRFRSRSEPMEDIIQVGTIGLIKAIDRFELSRGVEFPTFAMPTIIGEIKRFFRDTSWSVRVPRRLQELRLDLAKAGDELAQQLDRAPTVAELAERLGISNDEVVEGMAASNAYTASSLDAQPEEDDAEGALADRIGYEDHGLEGIEYIESLKPLIAELPPRDRKILSLRFVAGMTQSEIGEELGISQMHVSRLLSRTLVKLRRGLTVEE; encoded by the coding sequence ATGTCACCCCGGCTCGACGCATCGCCTACCCCGAAAGCGACGTCGACACCCCCTCCGGAACATCTGGATCCCATCGAGCAGGACGACCTGGGTGTCGTCCCGGACGACCTACTCGCCGGTCTTCCGGAGATCCCCCCGTACGACGAGGTGGGCCCGGTCGACGCACGGGCGCTGTCCAAAACCCTCTTCGAGCGGCTGGAGTCGCTGGAGGAAGGCACCCACGAGTACTCGTACGTACGCAACACGCTCGTCGAACTCAACCTCGCCCTGGTCAAGTTCGCCGCCTCCAGGTTCCGCTCGCGCAGCGAGCCGATGGAGGACATCATCCAGGTCGGCACCATCGGCCTGATCAAGGCGATCGACCGCTTCGAACTGTCGCGGGGGGTGGAGTTCCCCACCTTCGCGATGCCGACCATCATCGGCGAGATCAAGCGCTTCTTCCGTGACACCTCGTGGTCCGTGCGCGTTCCGCGCCGGCTGCAGGAGCTCCGGCTCGACCTGGCCAAGGCCGGCGACGAGCTGGCCCAGCAGCTGGACCGGGCGCCGACCGTGGCCGAACTCGCCGAGCGCCTGGGCATCAGCAACGACGAGGTCGTCGAGGGCATGGCGGCGTCGAACGCCTACACCGCCTCCTCGCTGGACGCCCAGCCGGAGGAGGACGACGCCGAGGGCGCGCTGGCGGACCGGATCGGCTACGAGGACCACGGGCTCGAGGGCATCGAGTACATCGAGTCGCTCAAGCCGCTGATCGCCGAACTGCCGCCGAGGGACCGCAAGATCCTGTCCCTGCGCTTCGTCGCGGGCATGACCCAGTCGGAGATCGGCGAGGAACTGGGCATCTCCCAGATGCACGTCTCCCGCCTGCTGTCGCGGACGCTGGTGAAGCTGCGCAGGGGACTGACCGTCGAGGAGTGA
- a CDS encoding STAS domain-containing protein: MDRGTVGSAQSGRLLVEVREEGPSAVVTPAGELDHHTADLLREPLEDCLAKGFKRLVIDCSRLEFCDSTGLNVLLGARLKAEAAGGGVHLAGMQPVVARVFEITGADAVFTVHDSLEAALADDSA; the protein is encoded by the coding sequence ATGGACCGCGGGACGGTCGGCAGCGCACAGTCGGGCCGGCTTCTGGTCGAGGTGCGAGAAGAGGGCCCCAGTGCCGTCGTGACTCCGGCGGGTGAGTTGGATCACCACACCGCCGATCTGTTGCGTGAGCCACTGGAGGACTGCCTCGCCAAGGGATTCAAGCGGCTCGTCATCGACTGCTCCCGGCTGGAGTTCTGTGACTCCACCGGGCTCAACGTGCTGCTCGGTGCCCGGCTGAAGGCCGAGGCGGCCGGAGGCGGGGTCCACCTCGCGGGCATGCAGCCCGTGGTCGCGCGGGTCTTCGAGATCACGGGAGCGGACGCGGTGTTCACCGTCCACGACTCTCTCGAGGCGGCGCTGGCCGACGATTCGGCGTGA
- a CDS encoding ATP-binding protein encodes MSTTRPYSPGDRGPEADGASGVPGGGASAGSAPDGGVAAPSGTSGASGGGHVRRLSFDGQSGVVPLARDFTRQALYAWGWLPAATADQRAAAEDVLLVVSELVTNACLHAEGPDHLAITCDNKVIRLEVTDRGTGQPAPRTPHRAGRPGGHGMFIVQRLCLDWGVVRTPDVAGKTVWAELGAPA; translated from the coding sequence ATGAGCACCACCCGGCCCTACTCGCCGGGCGACCGCGGTCCGGAGGCCGACGGCGCTTCCGGGGTGCCCGGGGGCGGCGCGTCGGCGGGGAGTGCGCCCGACGGCGGCGTGGCCGCGCCGTCGGGGACGTCGGGGGCCTCGGGCGGCGGCCACGTCCGCCGACTGAGCTTCGACGGCCAGAGCGGCGTCGTACCGCTCGCCCGCGACTTCACCCGCCAGGCGCTGTACGCGTGGGGCTGGCTGCCCGCCGCCACCGCCGACCAGCGGGCCGCCGCCGAGGACGTCCTGCTCGTCGTCTCGGAGTTGGTCACCAACGCCTGCCTGCACGCCGAGGGGCCCGACCACCTCGCCATCACCTGCGACAACAAGGTGATCCGGCTGGAGGTCACCGACCGGGGCACGGGCCAGCCGGCCCCCCGGACCCCGCACCGCGCGGGCCGGCCCGGGGGCCACGGCATGTTCATCGTGCAGCGGCTCTGCCTGGACTGGGGCGTCGTGCGGACCCCGGACGTCGCGGGCAAGACGGTCTGGGCGGAACTCGGGGCCCCCGCCTGA
- a CDS encoding oligopeptide:H+ symporter produces MASSLTKDSVTPGTPGSEKTFFGHPRGLATLFMTEMWERFSYYGMRALLPLYLVAPGGLGLGAGTATAIYSVYLSLVYLLTMPGGWFGDRVWGPRKTVAVAGGIIMLGHLTLALPSSGTFYAGLGLVAIGSGLLKANISTMVGQLYQGPDDPRRDGGFTVFYMGINLGAFAAPLIIGTIGESVNWHLGFALAALGMGLGVAQFLLGSRHLDARSSVVPKPLSAEEKSSTLRKAALWAGVAVVAYAVVGFTGNYTLNWILVPLTLLGVIVPVMVIARIKRDKDLDRAEQSKMSAYIWFFVAAAIFWMIYDQGGSTLSIFADSSAENSVLGWDFPVSWYQSVNPVLIMALAPVFAWIWLALNRRGKEPSTIVKFASGLLLVGVSFFLFLAPLSIAEGGHKAAALWLVAIYFTQTVGELLLSPVGLSVTTKMAPAKYASQMMGVWFLAVTAGDATTGLLSIAGVDLNKTGIVAMEATLAVVAGVAVWMYRNKVKALMGDVR; encoded by the coding sequence ATGGCGTCCAGCCTGACGAAGGACTCGGTCACTCCGGGCACCCCCGGGTCCGAGAAGACCTTCTTCGGCCACCCCCGCGGACTGGCCACTCTCTTCATGACCGAGATGTGGGAGCGGTTCTCCTACTACGGCATGAGGGCTCTGCTCCCGCTGTACCTCGTCGCGCCGGGCGGCCTGGGTCTGGGCGCGGGCACCGCGACCGCGATCTACTCGGTGTACCTCTCGCTGGTGTACCTGCTCACGATGCCGGGCGGCTGGTTCGGCGACCGCGTGTGGGGCCCCCGCAAGACCGTCGCCGTCGCCGGCGGCATCATCATGCTGGGCCACCTGACGCTGGCCCTGCCGTCCTCGGGCACCTTCTACGCGGGGCTCGGCCTCGTCGCGATCGGCTCCGGTCTGCTGAAGGCCAACATCTCCACGATGGTGGGCCAGCTCTACCAGGGCCCGGACGACCCGCGCCGGGACGGCGGCTTCACCGTCTTCTACATGGGCATCAACCTGGGTGCCTTCGCCGCGCCGCTGATCATCGGCACCATCGGCGAGAGCGTCAACTGGCACCTGGGCTTCGCGCTGGCCGCGCTCGGCATGGGTCTCGGCGTGGCGCAGTTCCTGCTGGGCAGCCGTCACCTGGACGCGCGCTCCAGCGTCGTCCCCAAGCCGCTGTCGGCCGAGGAGAAGTCCTCGACCCTGCGCAAGGCCGCCCTGTGGGCGGGCGTCGCCGTCGTCGCGTACGCCGTGGTCGGCTTCACCGGCAACTACACCCTGAACTGGATCCTGGTCCCGCTGACGCTGCTCGGTGTGATCGTCCCCGTGATGGTGATCGCCCGCATCAAGCGCGACAAGGACCTGGACCGCGCCGAGCAGTCGAAGATGTCCGCGTACATCTGGTTCTTCGTCGCCGCCGCGATCTTCTGGATGATCTACGACCAGGGCGGCTCGACCCTGTCGATCTTCGCCGACTCGTCGGCCGAGAACAGCGTCCTCGGCTGGGACTTCCCGGTCTCCTGGTACCAGTCGGTCAACCCGGTCCTGATCATGGCGCTGGCCCCGGTCTTCGCCTGGATCTGGCTGGCGCTGAACCGGCGCGGCAAGGAGCCCAGCACGATCGTGAAGTTCGCCTCCGGTCTGCTGCTGGTCGGCGTGTCCTTCTTCCTGTTCCTGGCCCCGCTGTCCATCGCCGAGGGCGGTCACAAGGCGGCGGCGCTGTGGCTGGTGGCGATCTACTTCACGCAGACCGTCGGTGAGCTGCTGCTCTCCCCCGTCGGCCTGTCGGTCACCACGAAGATGGCGCCCGCGAAGTACGCCTCGCAGATGATGGGCGTCTGGTTCCTGGCCGTCACCGCGGGTGACGCCACGACCGGGCTGCTCTCCATCGCCGGCGTCGACCTGAACAAGACCGGCATCGTCGCGATGGAGGCCACCCTCGCCGTGGTCGCCGGTGTCGCGGTGTGGATGTACCGCAACAAGGTCAAGGCGCTCATGGGCGACGTCCGCTGA